From the genome of Streptomyces sp. V1I1, one region includes:
- a CDS encoding Trm112 family protein encodes MKHDDPLLRIIACPIDKGQLTLLLPEQFLYNPRLRRRYPIIDGIPQLLPSSGARVPDDEHERILRRIGP; translated from the coding sequence ATGAAGCATGACGACCCCCTGCTCCGGATCATCGCCTGCCCGATCGACAAGGGGCAGCTCACGCTGCTCCTGCCCGAGCAGTTCCTCTACAACCCGCGGCTGCGCCGCCGCTATCCGATCATCGACGGGATCCCCCAACTGCTTCCCTCCTCGGGTGCACGGGTACCCGACGATGAGCACGAGCGGATCCTCAGGCGGATCGGCCCGTGA
- a CDS encoding class I SAM-dependent methyltransferase — protein sequence MKDPSIRRSITLFRAFMGEQTDPDRCYSLLAQDAADQLERQTPLHDRLVVDVGGGRGHFTEEFRRRGAQSYLFEPDLRELGARGTVPAGSVVADGYLLPLADGVADVCFSSNVLEHVADPQTFLSELIRVTRPGGLIYVSFTNWLSPWGGHEWAPWHYLGADRARARYLRRTGRPAKHALGENLFAIHIGPTLRQVRARDDVSLVTARSRYWPFLAQAVTRVPGLREIATWNLLLILRRRTETAAAMNSQLRATRG from the coding sequence GTGAAGGATCCCTCCATACGCAGGTCCATCACGCTCTTCCGGGCGTTCATGGGCGAGCAGACCGACCCGGACCGGTGCTACAGCCTGCTCGCCCAGGATGCGGCCGACCAGCTGGAGCGGCAGACGCCCCTGCACGACCGGCTGGTGGTGGATGTGGGCGGCGGACGCGGCCACTTCACCGAGGAGTTCCGGCGGCGCGGTGCGCAGAGCTATCTCTTCGAGCCCGATCTGCGGGAACTGGGCGCGCGGGGCACCGTCCCCGCGGGCTCGGTGGTCGCCGACGGCTATCTGCTGCCCCTGGCCGACGGCGTCGCAGACGTCTGCTTCTCCTCCAACGTGCTGGAGCACGTCGCCGATCCGCAGACATTCCTCAGCGAGCTGATCCGCGTCACCCGCCCGGGCGGGCTGATCTACGTCTCGTTCACCAACTGGCTCTCCCCCTGGGGCGGTCACGAGTGGGCGCCCTGGCACTACCTGGGTGCCGACCGTGCCCGCGCCCGGTACCTGAGACGGACCGGACGCCCCGCCAAGCACGCACTCGGCGAGAACCTCTTCGCGATCCACATCGGCCCGACCCTGCGTCAGGTGCGCGCCCGCGACGACGTGTCCCTCGTAACGGCCCGCTCGCGGTACTGGCCGTTCCTCGCACAGGCCGTCACCCGCGTTCCGGGCCTGCGCGAGATCGCCACCTGGAACCTCCTCCTCATCCTCCGGCGCCGAACAGAAACGGCAGCAGCGATGAACAGTCAACTGCGAGCCACCCGTGGCTGA
- a CDS encoding bifunctional 2-polyprenyl-6-hydroxyphenol methylase/3-demethylubiquinol 3-O-methyltransferase UbiG, producing the protein MTGTLPAGLREFYENPAVPVASGDERSRRQALMLARVLPPEPSLVVDVGCGDGSAAATAGPLLPHHRIVGVDWSQDALRRAATRMNHVVRGELTSGGLPLADATADAVLFSEVIEHLVDPDSAMDELRRILKPGGHLMLSTPNLAAWYNRLLLAAGVQPVFSEVSLRAIHGRPGSQVVGHLRLFTARALRGFLTAAGFEVVALAGAPFHGVPRPLRLVDRAACAAPSMASILLVHARRV; encoded by the coding sequence ATGACGGGAACTCTCCCCGCGGGGCTGCGCGAGTTCTACGAGAACCCGGCCGTCCCCGTCGCCTCCGGAGACGAGCGCAGCCGCCGCCAGGCACTGATGCTGGCCCGAGTTCTGCCCCCTGAGCCCTCCCTCGTCGTCGACGTCGGCTGCGGCGACGGCTCCGCGGCGGCCACCGCGGGTCCACTCCTCCCCCATCACCGGATCGTCGGTGTCGACTGGTCCCAGGACGCGCTGCGCCGGGCCGCCACCCGGATGAACCATGTAGTGCGGGGTGAACTGACCTCGGGCGGCCTGCCGTTGGCCGACGCGACCGCCGACGCCGTGCTCTTCAGCGAGGTGATCGAGCATCTGGTGGATCCCGACAGTGCGATGGACGAGCTTCGCCGCATCCTCAAACCGGGCGGCCATCTGATGCTCTCCACCCCGAACCTGGCCGCCTGGTACAACCGGTTGCTGCTGGCCGCGGGAGTGCAGCCCGTCTTCTCGGAGGTCAGCCTGCGTGCCATTCACGGCCGGCCGGGATCCCAAGTGGTCGGCCATCTGCGCCTGTTCACCGCCCGTGCCCTGCGGGGATTCCTCACCGCCGCGGGCTTCGAGGTGGTCGCCCTGGCCGGCGCGCCCTTCCACGGTGTCCCGCGCCCACTGCGCCTTGTGGACCGGGCCGCCTGTGCCGCGCCATCCATGGCCTCCATCCTCCTGGTGCACGCCAGGCGGGTGTAG
- a CDS encoding glycosyltransferase family 4 protein, which yields MPQHVPPMLRAPVPHHPPKSPQHGPPSGPPPHPRRIVFLARRDLGNPAAGGSELLIDRIADGLTAHGHQVTLLCGGPAAFRDYRVVSAGSDAGHFLRARRAFERQVGDCDLFVEVCNGMPYLAPLWHRGPTLCLVNHVHTDIWGERFPGPAARLGKRLERWALTRAHSGNLLVAVSPSTADALHGLGVPRERIRLVHNGVEEPGPLAPTSAEPLFLAVGRLVEYKRIELLLRLWERVRPVTGGRLVIVGDGPERARLEALAGPGVTFTGRVSEAEKHRLLCAAWVLLHPSLVEGWGLVVTEAAARSTPAIGFDVPGLRDSIEDGVTGLLARGESSFAAAWCTLALSPERREALGRAAGQRAADFHWGATVRQFRAAAAEAAMQRR from the coding sequence ATGCCCCAGCACGTACCCCCCATGTTGCGCGCGCCAGTCCCCCACCATCCGCCGAAGTCCCCGCAGCACGGCCCTCCGTCCGGCCCTCCTCCGCATCCCCGCCGGATCGTCTTCCTCGCCCGCCGCGACCTCGGCAACCCGGCCGCCGGCGGCTCCGAACTGCTCATCGACCGTATCGCCGACGGGCTCACCGCTCACGGACACCAGGTCACGCTCCTGTGCGGCGGTCCCGCTGCCTTCCGCGACTACCGTGTGGTCTCGGCCGGCTCGGACGCCGGACACTTCCTGCGCGCCCGCCGCGCCTTCGAACGGCAGGTCGGTGACTGCGACCTGTTCGTCGAGGTGTGCAACGGCATGCCGTACCTCGCCCCGCTGTGGCACCGTGGACCGACGCTCTGCCTGGTCAACCATGTGCACACCGACATCTGGGGCGAGCGTTTCCCCGGCCCCGCCGCCAGGCTCGGCAAAAGGCTCGAGCGCTGGGCACTGACCCGCGCCCACAGCGGCAACCTGCTGGTCGCCGTCTCCCCTTCGACGGCGGACGCGCTCCACGGCCTCGGTGTCCCGCGCGAGCGGATCCGGCTCGTCCACAACGGTGTCGAGGAGCCGGGCCCGCTCGCCCCCACATCGGCAGAGCCGCTGTTTCTCGCCGTGGGACGCCTCGTCGAATACAAGCGGATAGAGCTGCTGCTGCGTCTGTGGGAGAGGGTCAGACCGGTCACCGGAGGCCGGCTGGTCATCGTGGGTGACGGGCCGGAACGGGCCAGGCTGGAAGCCCTCGCCGGGCCCGGCGTGACCTTCACCGGCCGGGTCTCGGAGGCCGAGAAGCACCGGCTGCTGTGCGCGGCCTGGGTGTTGCTGCACCCCTCGCTCGTCGAGGGCTGGGGGCTGGTGGTGACCGAGGCGGCGGCCCGGTCCACGCCTGCCATCGGCTTCGACGTGCCCGGACTCAGAGACTCGATCGAGGACGGCGTCACCGGCCTCCTCGCCCGCGGCGAGAGCTCGTTCGCTGCGGCCTGGTGCACGCTGGCGCTCAGCCCCGAGCGGCGTGAGGCGCTCGGCCGGGCGGCCGGGCAGCGGGCCGCGGACTTCCACTGGGGCGCCACGGTCCGGCAGTTCCGGGCGGCGGCCGCGGAGGCCGCCATGCAGCGGAGGTGA
- a CDS encoding alpha-(1->3)-arabinofuranosyltransferase family protein has protein sequence MAETTLTLPPSRPGRPRPTAPPPQPAGRPRRRSWLLAFWAAVFVAFLSVSPGRMTFETKLGVVADPWKFIGDLGELWQSRAGFGGLSNQYAGYAFPTLPYYALTDLAHIPVWLAERLWLSLIVATAFWGALRLAERMDIGSARTRLLGAVGYALWPTFTIVVGSTSAAALPGSMLPWVLLPLTGTRTSPRVAAATSALLIPFMGGVNAASTLASLLPVGLYLLSRPAGPRKRALIAWWVPGVVLATAWWVIPLLLLGVYGEDFMPYVEQADTTTGTMSATELLRGAGNWVAYLHFGEAWLPAGWTVATATVTILGSAFAAALGLGGLARRDLPERRWLLLTVLVVVLIALAGYAGSFGAPFHDGVRDWLNGSLRPFRSIYKFQPGLALALAFGLMHLVAAASESRGARPFPARRYAPVIATLLVLPGLAWPYVNGTILQPGAFKKLPGQWTQAADWLEKNSPDSRALVVPATSHGLYTWGSPIDQPFDVLADSPWAQRDFVPFGTPGSRRAMDAVEQALMSGSEVPGLRDYLSRAGLYFVVVRNDLDPDQIGYVPPITVKRTLEASGYRRVAGFDPVLTGGRIPSGTPLQVQGIFPRMQAVEIYEPAGNARRPGQAGLQAVADTAVVSGGPEALLQLSADPRLRNRPTVLTGDNHPGLGTPAAQYVADGLRRADTRFGLVNSNTSYTYTADERNPTGSLQDPGEQPRQILPMKGTGHQTTAVLRGAASVTASSSGNWLFHLPQYDPVNAFDGNPGTAWAEGSAKNAAGQWLRIGFSSPTDIPASLQLTPLPGDGMRAAPTFVRVETDHGFEDSPLAPNGNPQPVKAPAGQAKWLKITVLAAQSPKAGLGGAGFSEVSVPGVQVTRLLRLPTDARDTEARAEVFSLHRGSDPGGLSPASAEEGLHRRLSVGRGGDFAVTAQALPVPGEALDRLVTGADPRQGRRITATADSTSRLGNGLSPRNLVDEDLTTAWIAGDRPVIHLRWPGRKTIDEIVLAAAGGLSTRPEQILISTPNGAVTAGVDENGLARFEPITTDRLDITISRAAPMTVHNPVADNRMQLPVGLSEVYVPALADLRTPPPASHLRFSVPCGEGPPVAVDGTLHATSASGTVRDLTERRPVEVKLCRTPDGTLALGRGLHQVEAGDEGPLALTDITLTRGEVRPTAVSEQRAVTTTDWRGDRRSVTVGAGEAGYLQMYENVNDGWKATLNGKKLIPLRIDGWQQAWLIPAGAGGTVELEYEPVLIYDIGLIGGAVAVALLAGLALVRRRGSTPAAAEMAPPAPGWVLGCVALTLVVAVVAGPFALIVPALAVVARLRHSLLVPIAAVAMAGAGIAAATGAGDPVSAGQGAFGPPAQLLALIALCAAVVTVDRRVRGTPASAAPDPQTLPQRVPSGNGLAERPGPGPGPDPDPPGIGPFNTREAPPR, from the coding sequence GTGGCTGAGACGACGTTGACCCTCCCCCCGAGCCGGCCCGGACGGCCCCGGCCCACCGCACCGCCGCCCCAGCCGGCCGGCCGGCCGCGCCGCAGATCGTGGCTGCTGGCCTTCTGGGCGGCGGTCTTCGTCGCGTTCCTCTCCGTCTCACCGGGCAGGATGACCTTCGAGACCAAGCTCGGAGTGGTCGCCGACCCATGGAAGTTCATCGGCGACCTCGGGGAGCTGTGGCAGAGCCGCGCCGGTTTCGGCGGACTCTCCAACCAGTACGCCGGATACGCCTTCCCGACCCTCCCGTACTACGCACTCACCGACCTCGCGCACATCCCGGTGTGGCTTGCCGAGCGGCTGTGGCTCTCGCTAATCGTGGCCACCGCGTTCTGGGGCGCCCTGCGGCTCGCCGAGCGCATGGACATCGGCAGCGCACGGACCCGGCTGCTCGGCGCCGTCGGCTACGCGCTGTGGCCCACCTTCACCATCGTCGTCGGCTCCACCTCGGCGGCCGCGCTCCCCGGCTCGATGCTTCCGTGGGTGCTGCTGCCGCTCACCGGCACCCGCACCAGCCCACGGGTGGCCGCGGCCACGTCGGCTCTGCTGATCCCCTTCATGGGCGGGGTCAACGCGGCATCGACGCTCGCCTCCCTGCTGCCAGTAGGGCTCTATCTGCTCAGCCGCCCGGCAGGTCCCCGCAAGCGCGCCCTGATCGCCTGGTGGGTTCCCGGTGTCGTGCTCGCCACCGCCTGGTGGGTGATCCCCTTGCTGCTGCTCGGCGTCTACGGCGAGGACTTCATGCCGTACGTCGAACAGGCCGACACCACGACCGGCACGATGTCGGCGACCGAACTGCTGCGCGGCGCCGGCAACTGGGTCGCCTACCTCCACTTCGGCGAAGCCTGGCTGCCCGCCGGCTGGACCGTGGCGACGGCGACGGTCACCATTCTCGGCTCGGCGTTCGCCGCCGCGTTGGGGCTCGGAGGCCTGGCCCGGCGCGATCTGCCCGAGCGCCGCTGGCTGCTGCTCACCGTGCTGGTCGTCGTCCTGATCGCCCTGGCCGGATACGCCGGTTCCTTCGGCGCGCCCTTCCACGACGGGGTCCGGGACTGGCTGAACGGGTCGCTGCGGCCCTTCAGGAGCATCTACAAGTTCCAGCCCGGGCTCGCACTCGCGCTCGCTTTCGGGCTGATGCACCTGGTGGCGGCGGCGAGCGAGAGCCGCGGCGCCCGGCCGTTCCCCGCGCGGCGTTACGCCCCCGTGATCGCCACGCTGCTGGTACTGCCCGGTCTGGCCTGGCCGTACGTGAACGGGACGATCCTGCAGCCCGGCGCCTTCAAGAAGCTGCCGGGCCAGTGGACGCAGGCCGCCGACTGGCTGGAGAAGAACTCGCCCGACAGCCGTGCCCTCGTCGTCCCCGCCACCTCCCACGGCCTCTACACCTGGGGCTCTCCCATCGACCAGCCCTTCGACGTGCTCGCCGACTCCCCTTGGGCACAGCGGGACTTCGTGCCCTTCGGGACGCCCGGCTCGCGACGAGCGATGGACGCGGTGGAGCAGGCGCTCATGAGTGGCAGCGAAGTTCCGGGCCTGCGCGACTACTTGTCGCGCGCCGGCCTCTACTTCGTCGTCGTACGCAACGACCTCGACCCGGACCAGATCGGATACGTCCCGCCGATCACCGTGAAGCGCACCCTGGAGGCCTCCGGCTACCGGAGAGTCGCCGGATTCGACCCGGTACTCACCGGCGGCCGGATCCCCAGCGGCACACCGTTGCAGGTCCAGGGCATCTTCCCGCGGATGCAGGCCGTCGAGATCTACGAACCGGCCGGCAACGCCCGGCGGCCCGGCCAGGCCGGCCTTCAGGCAGTCGCAGACACCGCCGTGGTCAGCGGCGGCCCCGAAGCGCTGCTGCAACTGTCCGCCGATCCGCGACTGCGGAACCGCCCCACCGTGCTCACCGGGGACAACCACCCGGGGCTCGGCACACCTGCCGCGCAGTACGTCGCGGACGGGCTGCGCCGCGCCGACACCCGCTTCGGGCTGGTCAACAGCAACACCTCGTACACCTACACCGCGGATGAACGGAACCCCACCGGGAGCCTGCAGGACCCGGGCGAGCAACCGCGGCAGATCCTGCCGATGAAGGGCACCGGGCACCAGACGACGGCCGTCCTGCGGGGCGCCGCCTCGGTGACCGCATCCAGCAGTGGCAACTGGCTGTTCCACCTGCCGCAGTACGACCCGGTGAACGCCTTCGACGGCAACCCGGGGACCGCGTGGGCCGAGGGCAGTGCCAAAAACGCCGCGGGCCAGTGGCTCCGTATCGGCTTCTCCTCGCCCACCGACATCCCCGCCTCGCTTCAGCTCACTCCGCTGCCCGGCGACGGAATGCGGGCCGCCCCCACATTCGTACGGGTCGAGACCGACCACGGCTTCGAGGACAGCCCGCTGGCACCGAACGGAAACCCGCAGCCGGTCAAGGCACCCGCAGGGCAGGCCAAGTGGCTGAAGATCACCGTCCTGGCGGCCCAGTCCCCGAAGGCCGGACTGGGTGGCGCGGGCTTCAGCGAGGTCTCCGTCCCCGGCGTCCAGGTGACCCGGCTGCTCCGGCTTCCCACCGACGCGCGCGACACCGAGGCCCGGGCGGAGGTGTTCTCGCTCCACCGCGGCAGCGACCCGGGCGGTCTCTCGCCTGCCTCGGCAGAGGAGGGCCTGCACCGTCGGCTCAGCGTCGGCCGGGGCGGAGACTTCGCCGTCACCGCTCAGGCGCTGCCGGTGCCGGGCGAGGCGCTCGACCGGCTCGTCACGGGCGCCGATCCGCGGCAGGGGCGGCGGATCACGGCGACCGCCGACTCGACCAGCCGACTCGGGAACGGCCTCAGTCCCCGCAATCTCGTCGATGAGGACCTGACCACCGCGTGGATCGCCGGCGACCGGCCGGTCATCCATCTGCGCTGGCCCGGCCGGAAGACCATCGACGAGATCGTCCTCGCGGCCGCGGGCGGACTCTCCACCCGGCCCGAGCAGATACTGATCAGCACCCCGAACGGCGCCGTGACGGCCGGCGTCGACGAGAACGGCCTGGCCCGCTTCGAGCCGATCACCACGGACCGGCTCGACATCACCATCAGCCGGGCCGCGCCGATGACCGTCCACAACCCCGTTGCCGACAACCGGATGCAGTTGCCGGTCGGCCTCAGCGAGGTCTACGTTCCGGCGCTCGCCGACCTTCGCACACCGCCCCCGGCCTCGCACTTGAGGTTCTCCGTGCCGTGCGGCGAAGGCCCTCCCGTCGCCGTCGACGGCACGCTGCACGCCACGAGCGCGTCGGGAACGGTGCGCGACCTGACGGAGCGCCGGCCGGTCGAGGTCAAGCTCTGCCGGACACCGGACGGCACTCTTGCGCTGGGCCGAGGGCTGCACCAGGTGGAGGCGGGCGACGAAGGTCCCCTCGCCCTCACCGACATCACGCTGACCCGCGGCGAGGTCCGGCCGACCGCCGTGAGCGAACAGCGGGCGGTAACCACAACCGACTGGCGCGGCGACCGGCGGTCCGTCACCGTCGGCGCGGGCGAGGCCGGCTACCTCCAGATGTACGAGAACGTAAACGACGGCTGGAAGGCCACCCTGAACGGCAAGAAGCTGATCCCGTTGCGGATCGACGGCTGGCAGCAGGCCTGGCTGATCCCCGCAGGCGCGGGCGGCACGGTCGAGCTCGAGTACGAGCCCGTGCTGATCTACGACATCGGGCTGATCGGCGGCGCGGTGGCGGTGGCCCTGCTCGCGGGTCTCGCGCTCGTACGCCGCCGGGGCTCCACCCCGGCCGCCGCGGAAATGGCCCCGCCGGCGCCCGGATGGGTTCTGGGCTGCGTCGCGCTGACCCTCGTGGTCGCGGTCGTGGCGGGTCCCTTCGCACTGATCGTCCCCGCGCTGGCGGTAGTTGCCCGCCTGCGGCACTCCCTGCTGGTGCCGATCGCAGCGGTGGCGATGGCCGGCGCCGGGATCGCGGCCGCGACGGGGGCGGGCGATCCGGTGTCCGCCGGCCAGGGTGCGTTCGGCCCGCCGGCCCAACTGCTGGCGCTCATCGCGCTGTGCGCCGCCGTGGTCACCGTGGACCGGCGGGTGCGGGGCACACCTGCGTCGGCGGCTCCTGATCCGCAGACCCTGCCCCAGCGGGTGCCGTCGGGAAACGGCCTTGCCGAGCGCCCCGGGCCGGGCCCGGGGCCCGACCCTGATCCGCCCGGCATCGGACCGTTCAACACAAGGGAGGCCCCGCCGAGATGA
- a CDS encoding DUF3068 domain-containing protein, with protein sequence MRRTASPLSLVLLGIGVFLLVLAPMLAWYVEPRAKRTPTDVDVTTVFTGTGEYFDTKSLRPVQEKPITITRRVLGDVAASERSGRAVWDVSTAIDTPDTLAFRDPRRSYQWTLERWVTDRRTNAPVHCCGETPEYQGEAYLKFPFDVQKRGYAWWDSTLGATVRLEFKGTKKVAGYEGYRFTGSVKDTRTGTRQVPGRLVGVPKQSQVHAEEWYANDGIELVVDRRTGRVMNASIAPRKTLRAPGSDEAKVVLLDSAGLEFTPETQREQVALAKADSGRLRALGDTAPIGAGAAGLVLAAAGVVLVVRGRERPNP encoded by the coding sequence ATGCGTCGTACCGCTTCGCCATTGTCGCTGGTCCTGTTGGGTATCGGCGTCTTTCTGCTCGTACTGGCTCCGATGCTCGCCTGGTACGTCGAGCCACGCGCCAAACGCACCCCGACCGATGTCGATGTCACCACGGTCTTCACCGGCACCGGCGAATACTTCGACACCAAGAGCCTCAGACCCGTCCAGGAGAAACCAATCACCATCACCCGACGAGTGCTGGGCGATGTCGCCGCGAGCGAGCGCAGCGGGCGGGCGGTGTGGGACGTGTCCACGGCCATCGACACCCCCGACACGCTGGCCTTCCGCGACCCGCGCAGGTCCTACCAGTGGACGCTGGAGCGCTGGGTGACCGACCGCCGGACCAACGCTCCGGTGCACTGCTGCGGAGAGACGCCGGAGTACCAGGGCGAGGCCTACCTCAAGTTCCCCTTCGACGTGCAGAAACGGGGTTACGCCTGGTGGGACAGCACGCTGGGAGCCACCGTCCGGTTGGAGTTCAAGGGCACCAAGAAGGTCGCGGGCTACGAGGGTTACCGGTTCACCGGATCCGTGAAGGACACCCGGACGGGCACCCGGCAGGTACCGGGGCGGCTGGTCGGCGTGCCGAAGCAGAGCCAGGTGCATGCCGAGGAGTGGTACGCCAACGACGGCATCGAGCTCGTCGTCGACCGGCGGACCGGCCGCGTCATGAACGCGAGTATCGCTCCCCGCAAGACGCTGCGCGCGCCCGGTTCCGATGAGGCGAAGGTGGTCCTGCTGGACAGCGCGGGGCTGGAGTTCACCCCGGAGACCCAGCGCGAGCAGGTGGCTCTGGCGAAGGCGGACAGCGGCAGACTGCGGGCGCTGGGTGACACCGCGCCGATCGGCGCGGGAGCGGCCGGGCTCGTGCTGGCGGCTGCGGGTGTCGTACTCGTCGTGCGCGGAAGGGAACGCCCGAATCCCTAG
- a CDS encoding condensation protein: protein MTALQPARPGPPADPAPGRIPFPVVDEISRHCLREEEPETVHIEVRLPRQPDPERLRAAFGEALRRHPRILVREAPGPWYRRRYEWELTGIPDVDPVSFPEPGPGALERARVKALSEAPPLSVSPPVRLDVVRPSSTGSSCVLLLTLNHTALDGPACLRVLATAAELYGGAAVSPTSPVRNPVGAAGRPVPQPPARMVGPARPARVAPATGVRGTGGNGLLLADLPVPRRPAGAGYTVNDQLLVATCLMIARWNRLHDAPPRPMRITMPVDDRPRGAEMPIGNGTRLVEVGFGAQEYAREPGPEAVAAMLHRTAESTRALKSAPRPQLGHAAALLTAPALPVGMRAALTRGIRWAAAPWTSTTLLSNIGRIPYPLDFAEAGRAEAVWFSAPAAMPRGLTVTTASTGGRLHLALRWSRALLDDAAGQRLCDFFTEYLAAMAALPATSGGDGP, encoded by the coding sequence ATGACCGCCCTGCAACCCGCCCGGCCCGGGCCCCCGGCCGACCCCGCTCCGGGCCGGATTCCGTTTCCGGTTGTCGATGAGATCTCCCGGCACTGCCTCCGTGAGGAGGAGCCCGAGACCGTACACATAGAGGTGCGCCTGCCCCGGCAGCCGGATCCGGAACGGCTTCGGGCCGCGTTCGGCGAGGCCTTGCGCCGGCACCCGCGGATTCTGGTGCGCGAGGCACCCGGCCCCTGGTACCGGCGGCGCTACGAGTGGGAGTTGACCGGCATCCCGGACGTGGATCCGGTGAGCTTCCCGGAGCCGGGGCCCGGTGCGCTGGAGCGTGCCAGGGTCAAAGCGCTGTCCGAAGCTCCGCCGCTGTCCGTTTCCCCGCCCGTCCGGCTGGACGTGGTGAGGCCGTCCTCGACGGGCAGCTCGTGTGTGCTGCTGTTGACGCTCAACCACACCGCCCTGGACGGGCCCGCCTGTCTGCGCGTGCTGGCCACGGCCGCCGAGCTGTACGGCGGCGCCGCCGTCTCCCCCACGTCACCGGTACGCAATCCGGTCGGCGCGGCGGGGCGGCCGGTTCCACAACCGCCCGCCCGCATGGTCGGCCCGGCCCGGCCCGCTCGTGTGGCACCCGCGACCGGCGTCCGGGGTACCGGCGGAAACGGCCTGCTGCTGGCCGATCTGCCGGTGCCGCGCCGGCCGGCCGGGGCCGGCTACACCGTCAACGACCAACTCCTCGTCGCCACCTGCCTGATGATCGCCCGCTGGAACCGGCTGCACGATGCCCCTCCCCGCCCGATGCGCATCACCATGCCCGTCGACGACCGGCCCCGCGGCGCCGAGATGCCCATCGGAAACGGCACCCGTCTCGTCGAGGTCGGATTCGGGGCGCAGGAGTACGCGCGGGAGCCAGGCCCCGAGGCTGTCGCCGCCATGCTTCACCGCACCGCGGAGAGCACCCGCGCCCTGAAGTCGGCACCCCGCCCTCAACTCGGCCACGCCGCCGCCCTCCTGACCGCACCCGCCCTGCCCGTCGGGATGCGGGCCGCCCTGACCCGTGGCATTCGGTGGGCTGCCGCTCCCTGGACCTCGACGACGCTGCTCAGCAACATCGGGCGCATTCCGTACCCGCTGGACTTCGCGGAGGCCGGCCGGGCGGAGGCCGTCTGGTTCTCGGCTCCCGCCGCGATGCCGCGCGGGCTGACCGTGACCACCGCCAGCACGGGGGGACGACTGCATCTGGCGCTGCGCTGGTCGCGCGCGCTCCTCGACGACGCGGCGGGGCAGCGGCTGTGCGACTTCTTCACGGAGTATCTGGCGGCCATGGCGGCCCTGCCGGCCACGTCAGGAGGTGACGGGCCATGA
- a CDS encoding FkbM family methyltransferase, whose amino-acid sequence MTLAARIAPHLPPPLVATGVGLLYPRYEPELRRLADFCPPGGSAVDVGGWYGPWSRRLARRAGRVVAVEPVPHLARLLAATTPANVDVVNAAATDRDGGTAQLWLPSDDRGNRGVSSLVRRDLHTRSIPVPCVRIDSLGLHDITLIKIDVDGSELNVLRGAEETLVCDRPALFIELEARIGPLEPVLNLLAHHGYRGWVLPGRDWLPLSDFDLSGHQSLTAHVAEHGLLRRSLTPFRRRYVNSVLFLHGSRQPGRAAAAAPVRGLRTAPTVRHRGRHDHL is encoded by the coding sequence GTGACACTCGCCGCCCGGATCGCCCCTCATCTGCCGCCCCCACTGGTCGCCACGGGCGTCGGTCTGCTGTATCCGCGGTATGAGCCGGAGCTGCGCCGACTGGCCGACTTCTGCCCGCCCGGCGGCTCGGCGGTGGATGTCGGCGGCTGGTACGGCCCGTGGTCTCGGCGGCTGGCGCGGCGGGCGGGCCGGGTGGTGGCAGTCGAGCCGGTCCCCCACCTCGCCCGCCTGCTGGCCGCCACCACTCCCGCCAACGTCGACGTGGTGAACGCGGCTGCCACGGACCGCGACGGCGGCACGGCGCAGCTGTGGCTGCCGTCGGACGACCGCGGCAACCGTGGTGTCTCGTCGCTCGTCCGCAGGGACTTGCACACCAGATCGATACCGGTGCCCTGCGTCCGGATCGACAGCCTCGGTCTGCACGACATCACCCTGATCAAGATCGATGTGGACGGAAGCGAGCTGAACGTGCTGCGCGGCGCCGAGGAGACGCTGGTCTGTGACCGACCTGCGCTCTTCATCGAGCTGGAGGCCCGGATCGGGCCACTGGAACCGGTGCTGAACCTGCTCGCCCACCATGGCTACCGGGGCTGGGTGCTGCCGGGCCGCGACTGGCTACCGCTGTCCGATTTCGATCTGTCAGGCCACCAGTCCCTGACGGCACACGTCGCCGAGCACGGACTCCTGCGCCGCAGCCTCACCCCGTTCCGGCGGCGGTACGTCAATTCGGTGCTCTTCCTCCACGGCTCCCGGCAGCCCGGCCGCGCGGCGGCAGCGGCTCCCGTACGCGGCCTTCGCACGGCACCAACCGTCCGTCACCGTGGTCGCCACGATCACCTTTGA